From Aedes albopictus strain Foshan chromosome 1, AalbF5, whole genome shotgun sequence, one genomic window encodes:
- the LOC134285743 gene encoding uncharacterized protein LOC134285743, producing MVLNCIISSCSVYSSNKTHQMFRLPSVRKRMTEAERVLAEKRLTLWVEACGLEKNPASHHRVCSRHFVNGRPAKSFETEDVDWVPTQNLSDEETSAEPDMTIEREDETENGTETVPDDQNHHHSESFGCCVDQPNLVIENAMSESEVQMDQFRETNLDVNQSNAESSFKSIDSGCVECDESFVNQFEDSTLITNSTLMCRCVLQKMSLDILKATVPKISKPKSLKRSTLYERGPYIRGGKRKAVQIPTVSAVKSSFILVRMPVEKSNILDFVEQFLNKYSSLMH from the exons ATGGTTTTAAACTGCATAATAAGTTCGTGTTCGGTTTACTCAAGCAATAAAACTCACCAAATGTTCCGGCTTCCATCGGTACGTAAACGGATGACCGAAGCTGAACGTGTTTTGGCAGAGAAGCGGCTGACACTTTGGGTAGAAGCTTGCGGGTTAGAGAAAAATCCTGCTTCACATCACCGTGTCTGCAGTCGGCACTTTGTGAACGGCAGACCAGCGAAAAGTTTCGAGACCGAGGACGTGGACTGGGTTCCGACGCAAAATTTATCGGACGAGGAGACCTCAGCGGAGCCAGATATGACGATAGAACGGGAAGATGAAACCGAGAACGGAACTGAAACTGTACCCGATGACCAGAATCATCACCATAGCGAAAGTTTTGGGTGCTGCGTCGACCAACCCAATCTTGTTATTGAGAACGCAATGTCGGAATCCGAAGTGCAGATGGATCAGTTCCGTGAAACCAACCTGGATGTTAATCAAAGCAACGCAGA ATCATCGTTCAAATCGATTGATAGCGGTTGTGTAGAATGCGATGAGTCGTTTGTTAATCAATTCGAAGATTCCACTTTAATTACCAACTCAACCTTGATGTGTAGGTGTGTACTGCAGAAAATGAGTCTGGACATCTTAAAAGCAACAGTGCCCAAGATTAGCAAACCTAAATCCTTGAAACGGTCTACACTGTATGAACGAGGCCCTTACATCCGAGGTGGCAAACGCAAAGCTGTTCAGATACCAACTGTTAGTGCTGTGAAAAGCAGTTTTATCTTAGTGAGAATGCCCGTAGAAAAGAGCAACATTCTTGATTTTGTTGAACAGTTTCTAAATAAATATTCTTCGTTAATGCATTGA